A window from Bos mutus isolate GX-2022 chromosome 1, NWIPB_WYAK_1.1, whole genome shotgun sequence encodes these proteins:
- the COL8A1 gene encoding collagen alpha-1(VIII) chain — protein sequence MAGPPSPLQLLGVLLTLSVGSIRLIQAGAYYGIKPLPPQIPAQIPPQIPQYQPLGQQVPHMPLGKDGLNVGKELPHMQYGKEYPHLPQYRKEVQPAPRMGKEAAPKKGKEIPLASLRGEQGPRGEPGPRGPPGPPGLPGQGIPGVKGKPGPQGYPGIGKPGMPGMPGKPGAMGMPGAKGEIGPKGEIGPMGIPGPQGPPGPHGLPGIGKPGGPGLPGQPGAKGERGPKGPPGPPGLQGPKGEKGFGMPGLPGLKGPPGMHGPPGPVGLPGVGKPGVTGFPGPQGPLGKPGPPGEPGPQGPIGVPGVQGPPGIPGIGKPGQDGIPGQPGFPGGKGEQGLPGLPGPPGLPGVGKPGFPGPKGDRGVGGLPGPLGPRGEKGPVGAPGLGGPPGEPGLPGIPGPMGPPGAIGFPGPKGEGGVVGPQGPPGPKGEPGLQGFPGKPGFLGEVGPPGMRGLPGPIGPKGEAGLKGLPGLPGAPGLLGPKGEPGIPGEQGLQGPPGIPGISGPSGPIGPPGIPGPKGEPGLPGPPGFPGVGKPGVAGLHGPPGKPGALGPQGQPGLPGPPGPPGPPGPPAVMPPTPPPHGEYLPDMGLGIEGAKPPHAYGAKKGKNGGGPAYEMPAFTAELTAPFPPVGAPVKFDKLLYNGRQNYNPQTGIFTCEVPGVYYFVYHVHCKGGNVWVALFKNNEPVMYTYDEYKKGFLDQASGSAVLLLRPGDRVFLQMPSEQAAGLYAGQYVHSSFSGYLLYPM from the exons ATGGCTGGACCACCTTCCCCTCTGCAGCTGCTGGGAGTCCTGCTCACCCTTTCCGTGGGCTCCATCCGGCTCATCCAAGCTGGTGCCTACTATGGAATCAAGCCGCTGCCACCTCAAATTCCCGCTCAGATCCCACCGCAAATTCCGCAGTACCAGCCCCTGGGCCAGCAAGTACCTCATATGCCTTTGGGCAAAGATGGCCTGAACGTGGGCAAGGAGCTGCCCCACATGCAGTATGGCAAAGAGTATCCACACCTACCCCAATATAGGAAGGAAGTTCAGCCAGCACCGAGGATGGGCAAGGAAGCAGCACCCAAGAAAGGCAAAG AAATACCATTAGCCAGTCTGCGAGGGGAGCAAGGTCCCCGTGGAGAGCCTGGCCCAAGAGGACCACCTGGGCCCCCTGGTTTACCAGGTCAGGGGATTCCTGGAGTCAAAGGAAAACCAGGACCACAGGGGTATCCAGGAATTGGAAAGCCAGGTATGCCCGGAATGCCAGGAAAGCCAGGAGCCATGGGAATGCCTGGGGCCAAAGGTGAAATCGGACCCAAAGGGGAGATAGGACCCATGGGGATCCCCGGGCCACAAGGGCCTCCAGGGCCTCACGGACTTCCTGGCATTGGGAAGCCAGGTGGGCCAGGGTTACCAGGGCAACCAGGTGCCAAAGGTGAGAGAGGACCCAAAGGACCACCAGGCCCTCCAGGCCTTCAGGGTCCTAAAGGAGAGAAGGGCTTCGGGATGCCAGGTCTGCCAGGCCTGAAGGGTCCTCCAGGGATGCATGGGCCTCCTGGCCCTGTAGGACTTCCAGGAGTAGGTAAGCCAGGagtgacaggcttccctgggccCCAGGGCCCCCTGGGAAAGCCAGGCCCTCCAGGAGAACCTGGGCCCCAAGGCCCTATCGGGGTCCCAGGGGTTCAAGGACCTCCTGGGATACCTGGAATTGGCAAACCGGGCCAGGATGGGATCCCTGGGCAGCCAGGATTTCCAGGTGGTAAAGGGGAGCAAGGCCTGCCAGGGCTACCAGGACCCCCAGGCCTTCCAGGGGTCGGGAAACCAGGTTTCCCTGGACCCAAAGGTGACAGGGGTGTTGGGGGTCTTCCTGGGCCTCTGGGACCAAGAGGGGAGAAAGGACCAGTAGGCGCTCCTGGACTGGGGGGTCCCCCAGGAGAGCCAGGCCTGCCTGGAATCCCAGGTCCTATGGGCCCTCCAGGTGCTATCGGTTTTCCTGGACCCAAAGGAGAAGGTGGGGTTGTGGGGCCACAGGGGCCACCAGGACCAAAGGGTGAGCCAGGGCTCCAAGGCTTCCCAGGAaagccaggcttccttggtgaAGTGGGGCCCCCCGGCATGAGGGGCTTGCCAGGTCCCATAGGGCCCAAGGGGGAGGCTGGGCTCAAAGGCTTGCCAGGACTACCGGGTGCCCCAGGGCTGCTTGGACCAAAGGGAGAGCCAGGAATCCCAGGGGAGCAGGGTTTACAGGGCCCCCCAGGCATCCCAGGGATTTCAGGCCCGAGTGGCCCCATTGGACCACCTGGAATTCCTGGCCCCAAAGGAGAACCCGGTCTCCCAGGGCCCCCGGggttccctggagtagggaagcctggagtagcAGGACTTCATGGCCCCCCGGGGAAGCCTGGTGCCCTCGGTCCCCAAGGCCAGCCTGGCCTTCCGGGACCCCCAGGCCCTCCGGGGCCCCCAGGACCCCCAGCTGTGATGCCCCCGACACCACCACCCCATGGAGAGTACCTGCCAGATATGGGGCTGGGAATCGAGGGAGCGAAACCCCCGCACGCCTACGGTGCTAAGAAAGGCAAGAATGGAGGAGGGCCGGCCTACGAGATGCCCGCGTTCACCGCTGAGCTGACGGCGCCTTTCCCGCCCGTGGGGGCCCCGGTGAAGTTCGACAAACTGCTCTATAACGGCAGACAGAACTACAACCCGCAGACGGGCATCTTCACCTGCGAGGTCCCTGGGGTCTACTACTTTGTATACCACGTTCACTGCAAGGGGGGCAACGTGTGGGTTGCTCTGTTTAAGAACAACGAGCCCGTGATGTACACGTACGACGAGTACAAGAAGGGCTTCCTGGACCAGGCGTCCGGCAGCGCGGTGCTGCTGCTCCGGCCCGGAGACCGGGTGTTCCTGCAGATGCCCTCTGAACAGGCCGCGGGACTGTACGCCGGGCAGTACGTCCACTCCTCTTTTTCAGGATATTTATTGTATCccatgtaa